The following proteins are encoded in a genomic region of Brachypodium distachyon strain Bd21 chromosome 1, Brachypodium_distachyon_v3.0, whole genome shotgun sequence:
- the LOC112270311 gene encoding uncharacterized protein LOC112270311: MMNQLGSRRRFLNLLVRSSRDGLYSLRRMDPYKNLFYDSTKQAEEAAAAACADGKRKKKFDKTIRRLPDPVTRFGSSTIGALPDGLEWFELLSPRVSTDGRIVNSTKAGELAMFDADNSIFYTLPPLHQPKGFEPVAFSVTPPGGDDDKQQHLLYLLDRYPGRLATRPRMSPSCNHPRSCFEVVELGFKDSRSKGGWRSRLLPPPPYVHQPGYQPSLINSYTTMENTADGSTSICVSSQGFGTYCFDTACRDDTHQLGWRPLEEWRHVGDWTLPFDGRGEHIRELDIWLGFKWDTPPCRLNHLCAVDLSAAMDQGRPPAIQHVWGGLSGMSDQEEQQLLPMHRRVVNLGGGKLCIAKVLDDIEGKRFAVLTGIELLRDPNKSLRIVKHKCARYTSVMEMIRWVL, encoded by the coding sequence ATGATGAACCAGCTGGGTAGTCGTCGGCGTTTCTTGAATCTTCTAGTCCGGAGCTCTAGAGATGGCCTCTATTCGCTGCGTCGGATGGATCCCTACAAGAATCTCTTTTACGACTCCACAAAACAAGCagaggaagcagcagcagcagcttgtgCCGACggcaaaaggaagaagaaatttgACAAGACGATTCGGCGACTGCCTGATCCCGTCACCAGATTCGGATCGTCCACAATCGGCGCGCTGCCTGACGGCCTGGAGTGGTTCGAGCTCTTGTCCCCACGAGTCAGCACCGATGGTAGGATCGTCAACTCCACAAAGGCCGGCGAGCTTGCCATGTTCGACGCCGACAACAGCATCTTCTACACCCTTCCGCCGCTCCACCAGCCCAAGGGGTTCGAACCAGTCGCCTTCTCCGTCACCCCCCCTGGAGGAGACGACGACAAGCAGCAGCACTTGCTCTACCTTCTCGACAGGTACCCCGGCCGTCTCGCCACCCGCCCTCGCATGTCTCCTTCCTGCAACCACCCTCGCTCCTGTTTCGAGGTGGTCGAGCTCGGCTTCAAGGACTCACGATCCAAAGGCGGCTGGCGGTCGCGCCTCCTTCCACCGCCTCCCTACGTCCACCAGCCTGGTTATCAACCCTCCCTGATTAATTCCTACACCACTATGGAGAATACCGCCGACGGCTCCACCTCCATCTGCGTATCATCACAGGGCTTTGGCACCTACTGCTTTGACACGGCGTGCCGAGACGACACCCACCAGCTTGGATGGCGACCCTTGGAGGAATGGAGGCACGTTGGAGACTGGACCCTCCCGTTCGACGGCAGGGGCGAGCACATCCGCGAGCTCGATATCTGGCTGGGCTTCAAATGGGACACTCCACCCTGCAGGCTCAACCACCTCTGCGCCGTCGACTTGTCTGCTGCCATGGACCAGGGCCGACCGCCCGCAATACAGCATGTCTGGGGGGGTCTCTCCGGCATGTCCGACCAAGAGGAACAGCAGCTCTTACCTATGCATCGCAGGGTTGtcaacctgggtggtggcaagCTTTGCATTGCCAAGGTGCTTGATGACATTGAAGGCAAGCGTTTCGCTGTGCTCACCGGCATCGAGTTGCTCCGCGACCCCAACAAGAGCCTGCGGATTGTCAAGCACAAGTGTGCCCGTTACACATCCGTTATGGAAATGATTCGCTGGGTGCTCTGA